The genomic segment CCGCCGGCTTCCTCCAATGGCTGGCAGATGGCATCAAGCTCATCCTGAAGGAGGATTTCATTCCGCCGGCAGCGGATGGCCTCCTCTTCCGCCTCGCGCCGTACATTATTTTCTGCGCGATGTTTCTCACGGTCGCCGTTCTCCCCTTCGGCCGGTCCCTCATCATTTATGACTTGAATCTCGGCATTTTCTACCTCCTGGCCATTTCTTCCATCGTCGTCATCGGAATCGTCATGGCCGGCTGGTCCTCCAACAACAAGTGGTCCGTGTACGGGTGCTTCCGTTCCGCGGCGCAACTCGTGAGCTATGAAGTTCCCCGCGGACTCGCCGTGCTGGCCGTGGTCATCTCGGCCGGTTCGCTCAGCATGCAGTCCATCGTCACCGAGCAATCGGGAGGATGGCTTGGCGTCACGAACTGGTACATCTTTCACGACCCGTTTCTCTTTGTCAGTTTCTTCGTTTTCTACATCGCCTCACTGGCGGAAATAAACCGCACCCCCTTCGACATCCCCGAGGCGGAAACCGAGCTGGTGGCCGGTTACAACACGGAGTACAGCGGTTTCCGGTTCGCCACGTTCTTCCTTTCGGAGTGGGCCAACGTCGTTTTGACCGGCGTCGTCTCCGCCACCCTTTTCCTGGGCGGCTGGACCGCACTCCACGCGTTCGGTAGGGACATCCTTCCGGGTCCTTTCTGGGTAATGGTGAAGGCCGGGGCCGTCGTCTTCCTCACCATCTGGCTTCGGTGGACCTTGCCCCGCCTGCGCGTGGACCAGCTCATGAGCGTCTGCTGGAAATATCTGGTGCCGATATCGTTCGTCTGCGTGATCGGCTCCGCGGCGTGGACCGCGGCCTTCGGAGGCCGGGGAGTCCTTGGCCTCTTGGGAGGGCTTCTTTGATGCGTGAATATGTCCAGAACATCTACGATGCCGTGTCCTCCACCCTCAAGGGCATGGCGATCACGTGGAGAAACTTTGTGCGGACACCCGTGACGATCGAATACCCCGACGCCGACATCAAAGGATCTTCCGCCTCCCAGTGGGCGCGCGACTATTTTTCCGAGGTTCTCGGCCGCCTGGAGAAAGACTACACTCAGTTCCTTTCACCGATGGCCGCGCGGTACCGCGGCTTCCTGACCGTCGACATCCCGAGCTGTATCTCCTGCCGGATCTGTGAAACGGCCTGTCCCATCAGTTGTATCGTCATCGACGACGTGAAAACGGAAAAGCGCGTCGTGAAGGCCATGGATGGGGAGGACACCACCAAGCTGCGCGATCCGGTCCGGTTCGATATCGACATCGGCAAGTGCATGTTCTGCGGTTTGTGCGTGGAGCCCTGTCCCACAGGATCGATATTCTTCACAAAGGAATTCGAACTGCCCGTCCCGGAGATCAACGGCCTCCTTTTCAAATTCGTGAGCGACCGACAGGTCCGGGAAACTCGGGAACGCGCGGCCAAAGCAGCCGCCGCGAAACCGGCTCCCAAGCCCCCGGCGCCCGTCGCGCCCCCCGCACCGGCCACCACCGCACCACCGGCGACATCCACTCCATCACCCACTCATGCGTCGTAGAATTCTCCAAATCCTGTTCCTCATCGCGTTCACCATCGGCGCCTTTGCCGTCAAGGTGTACGTGGAAGGGCGAATCGAGTTCAGGAAAGCCGGCGAGGCCTACGCCAAGGCCCAAAAGGTGGAAATGGGAACCACCGAGGAGCAGCGAGCCGAATGGGAGCTCGCGTGGGACGACGCGATGGATCACTACGAGCGGGCCATCAAGTGGTACGTCCCGCGCGTGGGCTACGTGCCGCGTTCTCTGGAGAAACTTTGGGAAATCGGAGAGCGAATGGAGGCGGCGGGCGAGCGGTTGTACGCCCGCAAGTCCTACGAGAAACTCCGCTCCGCTCTCTACGCCGTCCGAAGCACCTACACTCCGTATCCGGAATGGATTGAGAGATGCGATGGAAAAATTTCAACCCTCATGGCCATGGAACCGCCCTACTCAGAAGATGACAAACGCAAGAGTTTCGAACAGCGGAAAGAAGAGCACTACAAACTCCTGAAGAAAGACTATGCGCCGGACGTTTTCTGGTCGATTGTGGCGGTGAGTGGGTTCTTCGGCTGGATCGGATGCGTGTTCGGGTTCATCTGGTTCGCCATGGAGGAATCCGGAAAGCTCCGACGTCGGCGCGCCCTCGGCTGGAGCGGAGCATTCGTCCTTTGCTACGCGCTGTGGATTGTCGGCCTGCTGAGGGCCTGATCTCCCCGGAAAGAACCTCGCGCTGAAAACGGATCCGCCTGAGACGGACTGAGAGCTGAGGGCTTTCCTATTTCCCCTTGGCCGGCTTCTCGCCTGCGGCCTTCCCTGCCGCCGCGGGCTTGCCCGCCGTGGCGGCCTTTCCGGCAGCCGGTGCCTTCGCCGGTGCGGCTTTCCCCGCCGCCGCCTTCTCCCCACCCTTGGCCGGCGCTTCCGCACCCGCCGTTGGAGCCGCGGCAGCCGGTGCTCCTCCCACCGCGGGCGCTCCCTCCGCGGCCACCGCCGCGACCTCTTCGGGCTTCTTGAGGGCCTCCTCTTCCTTCGGCATCAGCACGGTGACAATGGTGGGGTTCTTCCGCTCCGCCAACCTGACGCCCGCCGGAAGCGGGAGATCGGACGCATGGAGCGAGTCCCCTTTCGCCAAAGGGGTCACGTCGATCTCAATGACACCCGGTATGGCGTCCGGCCGGCATTCCACCAAAAGTTTTCGGATCGGCCATTGCATCACGCCACCGTCCGCAACCCCCACGGGCACTCCCTTCGTCTGGATCGGAATCAGCACCTCAATGGGCCGATTCTTTGGAATTTCGTAGAAATCGATGTGGACGAGGTCCCCCCAAACGGGGTCGTAGTTGATGTCCCGAATCAGCACTCGTCGCGAGGAGACCGCGCCGTTCTCGATCCGGAGCTCGATGGGATTGTGCGTGGACACCCCTCTTTGGAGCAACATTTTCATCTCGTGGTTGGACACCGAGATCGTCGAGGGTTTCGTCTCGGGACCGTAGAGAATGGCCGGGACGAATCCCTCCCGGCGCACCTTGCGCAGGGCGCCCTTTCCGGCCTGAGCGCGGGGCTTGGCCTTTAACGCGAGGGGGACATTCGATTCCATCGTCAGGGCGCCTTATGTAGCACGGATTGGCTTAGTTGTACAGGTCGCTGAGGGATTCGTTGAGGTGAATCCGCTTGATGGCCGCTCCGAGGAGCGGCGCCACGCTGAGCACCTTGATCTTCTTCGAAACGGCGCCGGATTCCCGCAGAGGGACCGAGTCCGTCACGATCAATTCCTTCAGGGGAGACTTCTCGATCCGATCCACCGCCGGGTAGGAGAGGACCGGATGGGTGGCGCACGCGTACACGGCCTTGGCTCCGTTGGTCATCATCGCCTCTGCGCCCTGGGCGAGGGTCCCGGCCGTGTCCACCATGTCATCGAGCATGATGGCCGTGCGCTCCGCCACGTCCCCGATCACGTGCATCACCTGGGCCTCGCCGGGCCTCTCGCGCCGCTTGTCCACGATCGCCAAAGGCACTTGGAGGTGTTTCGCATATACGCGAGCCCTCTGAGCGCCGCCCGCGTCGGGCGATACGATTACGAGATCCCTCGTCTCAAAACTCCGCCGGATGTAGTCGAGCAAGACGGGAGTGGCAAAAAGATTGTCGCACGGAATGTCGAAAAACCCCTGGATCTGGCCTGAATGCAGATCCAAGGCAAGCACGTGATCGATGCCGGAGGCCGTCATGAGATTCGCCACCAAACGTGCGGAGATCGGGGCGCGTGGGGCGACGATCCGGTCCTGTCGGGCATACCCGAAATACGGGAGCACCGCGGTGATGCGTCCCGCGCTGGCCCGCTTGAGGGCATCGGCCATGACCATCAGCTCCATCAGGTTCTCATTGACGGGGGTGGAGGTGGACTGGATGATATAGACGTCCGCGCCGCGAACGCTTTCCCGGATTTCGGCCTGGACCTCGCCGTCAGGAAACCGCGTGACCTCGCTGTCCCCGAGCGGCACACTCAGGTAACGCGCGATCCGCTCGGCCAGTGCCCGGCACGAGTTTCCCGCGAAGAGAACCAGCTTTTCCATTTGGCCGCCTGCGATTGTAGGCCCGATGGCAGGACAGAGTCAACCCCGCGATTGACTTTGGACCGCCATCGGGGTGTAATGGCTCTTCGTGAATAACAAGAGCGCAAATCGCATCCTGGGATTGATTTGCCGTGAGTGCGGAAAGTCGTACGGCGAGGCGCCCGTCCACGTTTGCGAGTTCTGCCTCGGCCCGCTCGAAGTGAAGTACGACTATAACGTCATCGCCCGCACGTTCAATCGGAAGACGATAGAACACCGCCCCCATTCGATGTGGCGGTATCAGGAGCTCCTCCCCCTCCAGGGAGACCCCCGCGTCGGCACGTTCACGGGCTTTACCCCGCTGGTGCGGGCCCGGAATCTGGGAGACCTCCTCGGCCTATCCAACCTTTACGTCAAGAATGACACCGTGTGCGCTCCCAGCCTTTCGTTCAAGGACCGGGTGGTGTCTGTGGCGCACTCGAAAGCGATCGAATTCGGGTTCAAAGTGGTCGCCTGCGCCTCCACCGGCAACTTGGCCAATTCCGTCGCCGCGAACGCGGCCGCCGCCAAGCTCGAATGCTACGTCTTCATCCCGGCCGACCTGGAACAGGGGAAGGTCCTCGGAACGGGCATCTTCGGCGCCCGCGTCATCGGCATCCTCGGCGCGTATGACGACGTCAACAAGCTGTGCAGCGAAATAGCCGGGCGGTACGGTTGGGCCTTCGTCAACATCAACATTCGACCCTATTATGCGGAAGGATCAAAGACGTTTGGGCTGGAAATTGCGGAGCAACTCGGATGGCGCCTGCCGGACCATGTGATCGTGCCCATGGCGGGAGGATCGCTCATCACCAAGATCGGGAAGTCTTTCAAGGAACTCGTTGAGCTCGGCCTCGTCAAAAAACAGGCCGTCCGCATTCACGGCACACAGCCTGTGGGCTGTTCCCCCATCGTCACGGCGTTCAAAGAGGGCGCCACCTTCTTCAAGCCCGTGAAGAAGCCCGATACCATCGCCAAGTCCCTTGCCATCGGGAACCCGGCGGATGGATTCTATGCCTTGAAGACCATGCGTGAGTCCGGGGGGGGGGCCGAGAGCGCGACCGACCCTGAGATCGTACGGGCCATCCAGGATCTGGCTCAGACCGAAGGAATTTTTGGAGAGACAGCGGCCGGGGTGACCGTGGCGGGCACGCGCAAACTCATCGAAACGGGGAAAATCGGGCGGGACGATCTCGTCGTTATCTCCGTGACGGGAAACGGTCTCAAGACTCAGGAGGCCGTCGCCCCGGCGGTGCCCAAGCCCGTCGTCATCAAACCCTCGCTCCGCGAATTTGAGGCGCTGCTCAAGGGCGAACCCTCCGCCCCGAAACCCATGGCAGCCCATCCCGCCGCATCCTGATCGTCGAGACCACTGATGGCCACCGTACGCATCCCCACGCCTCTCCGAAAGCTCACCGCGGGGAAGGAAGAGGTCATCGTGCAGGGTGCAACCCTGGCTGAGATTCTTGAAGCCTTGGAAAAGGCCCATCCGGGATTGAAAGAGCGCCTGTTCGACGACACGGGGGAGGTCCGGCGTTTTATCAACATCTTCCTCAATGATGAGGATGTCCGGTTCCTCCAGAATTTGAAAACGCCGGTTAAGGACTCCGACGAGGTCTCCATTCTTCCCGCCATCGCGGGAGGCGACGACGATCGGAGGCGTTATTACCTGACCTTCCCCCCGCAGCTCGTTCAGGAGCCCGTGCTCTACCGGCTCGGCCAGAAATTCCGCGTGGTGACGAACGTTCGGTCGGCCACAGTCTCCAGTGGAATAGGAGTTGTGGCGTTGGAGTTGGAAGGCGTGGACGACGAGATCGACCGCGCCATCGAGTACCTCCAAGGGATCGGCGTCAAGGTCGATCCGATCGAACAGAGCGTCGTCGAGTAGAATTCGCCCTTCCGCCCGGATTCCCCGCGCCCATGAAACCCACCCGAAAGAAAGCTCGAACATCCCCTGGATTCTCGCTGGGGCTTCCTCACGGAGGCACGCTCATCTCTCGAATCGTCCAGGGGAAGGAGGCCGATTCCGTCCGCCGGCATTCTGAGAAACTGCCTCTCCTCCTCCTGAACCGGCGACAGACCTCCGATCTGGAACTCATCGCCAACGGCGGGTTCAGTCCGCTGACCGGCTTCATGGGAGAGGACGACTACCAGTCGGTCCTCAAGAACATGACTCTGGCGAACGGGAGGGTCTGGAGCCTTCCGATTGTGCTGGATGTGCCGCAGGCGTTTTTCGATAAGACCAAACTAAACTCGCCCATCGCGCTGGCGGCGCCGGAGGGAGCGCGCCCGGTGGGCCTCATGGCCGTTCAGGAGAAGTTCGTCCGGAAACTTCCGGAGGAAGCTGAAACGGCCTTCGGCACGGGGGACGCTGCGCATCCCGGGGTGAAAGCGGTTCTTGATTCCAGCGAGCACGTTCTCGCCGGGCCCGTGACCCTGTTCGAGGCGCTGCCGCATGATGACTTCAGTGCCTACCGCCTCCCTCCAGCGGAAACGCGCCGGATTTTTCAGGAACGGAAGTGGAACTCCGTGGTGGGATTCCAGACACGAAACCCCGTGCATCGCGCCCATGAGTATCTCCAGAAGTGCGCCATGGAAGTGGTGGACGGATTGTTTCTTCATCCCCTCGTCGGCGAGACCAAATCGGACGACATCCCTGCGGATGTCAGGATGCGTTGTTATGAAGTGCTGCTCGAAAAATACTACCCGGCCGGCCGTGTCTTGCTCGGCGTCAATCCCTCCTACATGCGCTATGGCGGGCCACGGGAAGCGGTTTTCCATGCCCTGCTCCGGAAGAATTTCGGGTGCACGCATTTCATCGTCGGGCGCGATCACGCCGGGGTGGGAAACTACTATGGGACATTCGATGCCCAGAATCTGCTCAAGACCATCCCCGTTGAAGCACTCGGCATCCAGCCCCTCTACTTCGACAACACCTTCTACTGCTACGAGTGCGAGAACTTCGCCTCCGAGAAGACGTGTCCCCACGACGTTTCCCACCGGCTCGCCCTGAGCGGCACGAAGGTGAGGGAGCTTCTTCGCGCGGGCCAATCCCTCCCGCGGGAATTCACGCGTCCGGAAGTGGCGAACGTTCTACGCGGGGCGTATCAGTCCTAGCGCGGTCCGGTTTCCCGCTCCTCTTCACGCAAGCTCTTCAAATCCGTGTCCAAGGCGCGGCGGGTTTCCGACAACATTGTTTTGAGATCCCCTTCCGGCTCGATGAACCGACGGATGGCGTCCTTCCAGATGGCCTGACCCGCCGGCGTCAGGCCCATGTAGTTCAGCTCCCGACTCCGAAACACCACGTCCGACTCTCCATACACGGGCGGCAGGGGAACGTCACGCGTTGCCGAAACGGTGTAGGACCACCGTGTGAAAAATGTCTGGCTCCGCTTCGAAGTGAAGAATTGCAGGAACCGAATGCCCGCATCGATCTCGCTTCGGGATTGCCCCTGCCGGGTGACGCTGAGCCAAAGCGACGGTGAATGAGGCATGGGAGCCGGACCCGAGGCGAACGGGGAGGTCTCCCGCGTGATCTCCGGAAGGTGCATCGCTCCCTCCCGGAATGGAAACAGCCGACGCCCTCCCTGGATCGTTTCGTAGAGTTCCATATCCGCCCGAACCCGCCTGAAGTCCCCGGCCCGGAAGAGGCACTGGGGGCGGCGGCTGAAGTACAGGGGTTTGACGTGAAGGCTGTCGTATCGGTTGGCATACCAGACGAAGTATCGGCTGAGGCGTTTGAGTAGACGCAGGGATTCGACGTAGGGCTCCACCTTCTCGTGGAAACGGCGCCTTTCCAGAACCCGCCTCCAGTCCCGGCGGTCTACGATTCCGTCCCTGTCGAAATCGAGGCGAGAGATCAGACATCGCATGACCATGCTCTGGATGGCCCGTGTGAAATACCGGATGCCGTCCGCCCCGGGGGCGTTGAACAGGGCGATCGGCCAGACGTAGTCCGCGTCGGCACAGCGTTCGAGGCAACGTTCGAGATCGGCCCACGTACGGATGGGGAGCGGTACGCCCAAGGCTTCCAGCAGATCGATATTGTAATTGAGGGCCGGGCAGGAATAGTCGATAGGGATCCGAAGGATGGGCCTTCCACCGCCGAATCCCATCGAGCGGAGAGCTTCCGGCCTGAAAGATCCGGACCAGGCCGCCGAGTGCCCCGCACCCCGTTGTTCCAGTGACGACCTCAGGTCGACGAAGCGTTCGGAGAGGCACGGGAAATTGGCCGGGATATTCTCATACAACCAGGAAACTCTCCCCGCCCGGAACTCCGAATCGCAGTCTTGCGCCCATTGAAAAACGTTTCCCATTCGGATTTGAACCCGGTATTTCCTCGTGTGGCTGCGCTCGAATTCATGGAGGAGATCGGCGAGGCCGCCGCGAGTGAACGTCATGCGCTTCCGGT from the Nitrospirota bacterium genome contains:
- the nuoH gene encoding NADH-quinone oxidoreductase subunit NuoH — encoded protein: MVWLAPRLVLPPIVVGLTGGVPHHPWLDALTAQTGVSRTLWVIAYLGVLGAIAVTLVAVAGGVLSWAERRIAGRMQARIGPNRVGPAGFLQWLADGIKLILKEDFIPPAADGLLFRLAPYIIFCAMFLTVAVLPFGRSLIIYDLNLGIFYLLAISSIVVIGIVMAGWSSNNKWSVYGCFRSAAQLVSYEVPRGLAVLAVVISAGSLSMQSIVTEQSGGWLGVTNWYIFHDPFLFVSFFVFYIASLAEINRTPFDIPEAETELVAGYNTEYSGFRFATFFLSEWANVVLTGVVSATLFLGGWTALHAFGRDILPGPFWVMVKAGAVVFLTIWLRWTLPRLRVDQLMSVCWKYLVPISFVCVIGSAAWTAAFGGRGVLGLLGGLL
- a CDS encoding 4Fe-4S dicluster domain-containing protein, with amino-acid sequence MREYVQNIYDAVSSTLKGMAITWRNFVRTPVTIEYPDADIKGSSASQWARDYFSEVLGRLEKDYTQFLSPMAARYRGFLTVDIPSCISCRICETACPISCIVIDDVKTEKRVVKAMDGEDTTKLRDPVRFDIDIGKCMFCGLCVEPCPTGSIFFTKEFELPVPEINGLLFKFVSDRQVRETRERAAKAAAAKPAPKPPAPVAPPAPATTAPPATSTPSPTHAS
- a CDS encoding 50S ribosomal protein L25; this encodes MESNVPLALKAKPRAQAGKGALRKVRREGFVPAILYGPETKPSTISVSNHEMKMLLQRGVSTHNPIELRIENGAVSSRRVLIRDINYDPVWGDLVHIDFYEIPKNRPIEVLIPIQTKGVPVGVADGGVMQWPIRKLLVECRPDAIPGVIEIDVTPLAKGDSLHASDLPLPAGVRLAERKNPTIVTVLMPKEEEALKKPEEVAAVAAEGAPAVGGAPAAAAPTAGAEAPAKGGEKAAAGKAAPAKAPAAGKAATAGKPAAAGKAAGEKPAKGK
- a CDS encoding ribose-phosphate pyrophosphokinase translates to MEKLVLFAGNSCRALAERIARYLSVPLGDSEVTRFPDGEVQAEIRESVRGADVYIIQSTSTPVNENLMELMVMADALKRASAGRITAVLPYFGYARQDRIVAPRAPISARLVANLMTASGIDHVLALDLHSGQIQGFFDIPCDNLFATPVLLDYIRRSFETRDLVIVSPDAGGAQRARVYAKHLQVPLAIVDKRRERPGEAQVMHVIGDVAERTAIMLDDMVDTAGTLAQGAEAMMTNGAKAVYACATHPVLSYPAVDRIEKSPLKELIVTDSVPLRESGAVSKKIKVLSVAPLLGAAIKRIHLNESLSDLYN
- a CDS encoding threonine synthase, which encodes MLGLICRECGKSYGEAPVHVCEFCLGPLEVKYDYNVIARTFNRKTIEHRPHSMWRYQELLPLQGDPRVGTFTGFTPLVRARNLGDLLGLSNLYVKNDTVCAPSLSFKDRVVSVAHSKAIEFGFKVVACASTGNLANSVAANAAAAKLECYVFIPADLEQGKVLGTGIFGARVIGILGAYDDVNKLCSEIAGRYGWAFVNINIRPYYAEGSKTFGLEIAEQLGWRLPDHVIVPMAGGSLITKIGKSFKELVELGLVKKQAVRIHGTQPVGCSPIVTAFKEGATFFKPVKKPDTIAKSLAIGNPADGFYALKTMRESGGGAESATDPEIVRAIQDLAQTEGIFGETAAGVTVAGTRKLIETGKIGRDDLVVISVTGNGLKTQEAVAPAVPKPVVIKPSLREFEALLKGEPSAPKPMAAHPAAS
- the sat gene encoding sulfate adenylyltransferase, producing the protein MKPTRKKARTSPGFSLGLPHGGTLISRIVQGKEADSVRRHSEKLPLLLLNRRQTSDLELIANGGFSPLTGFMGEDDYQSVLKNMTLANGRVWSLPIVLDVPQAFFDKTKLNSPIALAAPEGARPVGLMAVQEKFVRKLPEEAETAFGTGDAAHPGVKAVLDSSEHVLAGPVTLFEALPHDDFSAYRLPPAETRRIFQERKWNSVVGFQTRNPVHRAHEYLQKCAMEVVDGLFLHPLVGETKSDDIPADVRMRCYEVLLEKYYPAGRVLLGVNPSYMRYGGPREAVFHALLRKNFGCTHFIVGRDHAGVGNYYGTFDAQNLLKTIPVEALGIQPLYFDNTFYCYECENFASEKTCPHDVSHRLALSGTKVRELLRAGQSLPREFTRPEVANVLRGAYQS